The segment CCCGAAATGGATTGAGGAAGGTGTGTAAACTCACGTCGCATCTCCTGGATCTTAATAAGAAGGATGGATATCGATGTGAATTCTCATTCGCAAAAAACGCGAATCAAGATACGTTTGGCGTGGAAAACGCCCTGGCAGAATGTCCGACGGTCATTTTGGCCTTAATTCCCTGCAGAATTCGGGTTTCATGGCAAAAAAGTAAATCGCGAAAAAATTCCGGATTCTTCGCACGACGTTCCAAAAACGGCACGAAAATGGATTTAGAAAGCGTGACCAATATCGATCTGACTATTGGCTCACCCGGACCAATGAAAAGTTTCGCACTGTTATTTTCGCCGCTTGCGCGCCAATCACAAAGCCAATGCGATTCTTGTTCCTGACAACATCGGATGCCCAAAAAGTGAACTCATACGTTTCAAATTTGTTCGCCGGGTAAATCTCTTTATAGAATCCGATGCTGTGCCAGTCGTCTTCGTTAATTGATGCCTGGACACCGACCATGGCATCATCATTGTCAGCCTTGATTTCGAAGCTGACCTTGTATTCCGCACCGTCTTCCAGATCCAGGCCCGTCTGGTAAGTCTGCACGTGCCAGTTTGCACCCCCCGCGTGAGTTACGTCGAATACAATCGATTCCCCATCGGCACTGATGGATCCTTTGCCTTTTTCAAACTGCTCGAAAGTCCATGCGTCCACTTCGTTTGTCGGCTTGAGCAGATTTTCCGAAGATCGCTTGATGCGAATGTTGCGATACTCCATTTTGCCTCGGTCGCCTTCGACTCCAATCGGGCCTTCGGCGGGAACTTTGAATTTCTCCTCGAGGACTTCTCCATTGCAAGTGCAACGGGCTGTTTCGCCACTGACAACGACGATCAATTCGTTCCAGTCATTGGGCTTAAACTTCTTGAGATCCTTGTACGGTCCGGTGTTGGGATAGTCCCGACATTGAAGCTGGTGACCGCGGATGAAGACGCCGCTGTCCGCGTTGTTGGCGGCCCGAAACTCCAGACGCAGCTCAAAATCGCCTTTGACGACCGCGTCCGAGTACAACATCTGGACTTTGCGACTTTCAGGCGGAACGGTTACGACCAGAATACTGTCCTGGGCAACGAAACGACCGTCGTCGGACTTCAACTTGCCATCAAAGTTGACTTTCGTTTCAACGATCGGCCAGGCCGGCGCGTTCGGATCGGCCTTCTTCCAGCCGGCGCGACCTTTCTTTTGAGCTTCCGTAGTTGGCAGGTAGCTCCACCCTGTCAGATCCTTGCCATTGAAGAGGCTTTCGTAGCCGTCAGTTTGCGCGGAAGCACAAGCCGTTGAAAACAGCGTCAGAAATACGAACGCCAGTCGAAGTAATTTCACGTGTCATCCCAATTTAAAGTTCTATCCCGGAGTCATCTTAAATCGTGAGAATTCATTTTGCAAAACGACACTATGCGCGTACGGCATGACAAACCGTGAAGTCTGTGAATGACGAACCGAACGGGAAACGCTGGCTTTTGCCGGTCGAACTGGCAGCCGAAAGATCGTTTAGCCCAAACCAACCAGCTGTTCGCCGACATTGTCGATGGCTTCAAGAGCGATTTCCATGTACTCCGGGCTGTCCTCGCGAAGCAACTCTTCGACATGAGTTTTCGGATCGTCCAACCACTTGGTGAACGCCGCTGCAAACAGGTTCACAAACTCATAGTCGCAAACTTGCAGGCTGCGCACGAAACTGCGATTGATCGCCGGGATCAAGTGATCAGAGACCGAACCGAGCGACGACAGCGCCGACAACCCCGCGTAGATCACGTGCTTCATTTTGCTACCGAGCATTTCGCCAGCTGTTTGCAAAGTGCGATCATCCAACTGCCCCAGCCGCGTTAATGCACACATGGCTTTTGCCCGGACGACGTGGTCACGATGTTGAGTAAGAAACCGTAGCTCTTCGACGACTGTCTCGCCAACGTCGACAACCTGCTCGGACGCAGAAATCGCGTTGAGCAATACAGGTTCACTGTCCGATCGCAATTTGTTCGCCAGCGCGGCTTGCGTTTCGGCTATCGCCGTATCATCGTTTTGCAGGTGACGCACGGCAATGATTTGCGTGGAAAGCGACTTGCTATCCGTCATCTCCAACCACTTGCCTTGCGGCTGATCCAATAGCTTCGCGCTGGTCTTCGGCTGAAAGAATGAATCGCCTGTTTTGTTCAGGAACTTGAGCGACTTGAGCATCGTTCGCTTGAGTTCAGGCTCCAGGCCTTCCGACCAAAGCGGCGTTTTTTCGTCGCGAGTCCAGGCAACGATCGCGTTGGCATAGACGACGCCTTGCGAGTCAAGAAACGGTCGCGGGATCATTCGCCATTGAGTCGTGTCCCAGAAACTCGGACTCTGGGAAACGAAATCGAGGTTGCTTTGCAGCACACCCAACCCGGTCGCGATCACCGCCAGATCGACGAACTCGGGAAAGTGAGCGTAGGCGTATTTGTGGGCGTGCAAGAGATCGCTGACAACACCATGGACCAACGCTGCGATAGCGAGATCCGGTTCGGATCGAAGATCGCTCTTGAGCGTGATCACCCGTTCGCTGTCGTTCTTGAATTCATACTCGTTCGGCAGACCGCCGAGACCTTCGCAGGTGCCGCCGCCTCAGCCACCGCCGCCGCATTTTTCCTGCGGCTCGATCGCGACACGGACCTGCAAACCACCCACGCTGTGCGAGAGATGTTTTCCGGCGAACGCAACGATCTCCTCTGGCGTTTTGCCTTGCAGGTCACGCAGCTGATCGGATCGAAGAACCGGCAATCGCATTCGTTCGAAGCCAATCGATTCGGCGATCTCCTGAAGATGAAACTCGAGCCGTGCTTTCTCGTGGTCGCCGAGATTGGGTTTGGGTTTGAAGAAGACCATGTAACTTTCCGAATTGGTGTGAACCGAAGAGGCTTCAAAACTGAACAAAATTCAGGACAAAAGCGACGTCAACTTAGCTGAAACGTGATCAAAACGCAGCGCGAATCCTGACTGTAGATTCGTCATTC is part of the Mariniblastus fucicola genome and harbors:
- a CDS encoding family 16 glycoside hydrolase, producing MKLLRLAFVFLTLFSTACASAQTDGYESLFNGKDLTGWSYLPTTEAQKKGRAGWKKADPNAPAWPIVETKVNFDGKLKSDDGRFVAQDSILVVTVPPESRKVQMLYSDAVVKGDFELRLEFRAANNADSGVFIRGHQLQCRDYPNTGPYKDLKKFKPNDWNELIVVVSGETARCTCNGEVLEEKFKVPAEGPIGVEGDRGKMEYRNIRIKRSSENLLKPTNEVDAWTFEQFEKGKGSISADGESIVFDVTHAGGANWHVQTYQTGLDLEDGAEYKVSFEIKADNDDAMVGVQASINEDDWHSIGFYKEIYPANKFETYEFTFWASDVVRNKNRIGFVIGAQAAKITVRNFSLVRVSQ